In Streptomyces sp. ML-6, the genomic stretch CGGCGGCCTCGTCCGCGATGGCGCGGGTCAGGAGCCGGGCGGCGAGCCGGGAGTAGGCGGGGTCCTCGGAGATCAGTCCGGCGGCGGCCTCGGTGGCCAGCGCACACAGCTCGGCCTCGTCCGCCCGCGCGCTGCGGCCGCGCAGTGCGGCGGCGGCGACGCGCCCGGGGTCGGTGTCGGGCAGATCGGCGGTGAGGTCGGTCAGGGTCCGCAGCAGCGCGGCCCCCGGTCCGTCGTGTGCGGCTGCCCCGGAATCGGCGGCCGTGGACGCGGCGACCGAAGCCGGATCGGCTGGCGCGATGGTCACGTGGTGCTCTCCCTCGCTCGGCTCGGGGCCGGCGGGGGAACGGGGCGGCCGTGCGGGCACGCACCCGGGACGGGACGGCGCTCCGCACGGCGTCCGCCGGCCCAACCGCGAGGCCCGGACGTCTGGCGCCCGGATCGGTCGAGCCGGACGCACTGTCGGCAGGTCCTCGGACTTGTCCGGGGTGCGCGAATGCGCACTGAACACACCGTTGCGGGACAGTTCCGGATTCGCACCGGATTCCCCTGCGGCGACAGCGAGGATGAGCATACATGTGGGGGCAGCCCGATGAAGCAGCCCCCAGATGTTGTGTCGGTCAGCTCGGTCCGGACCGGCGGGAAGCGCCCTGCGGGCCTTCCGGAAACAGCGGACGGCCCGCTCCCGCCGCCCTTCGGGAAGGGGCGGGAACGGGCCGTCACGGGGCGTCAGTGGCCGCCGGGCGCCCCCGCCGTGGCCGGCGGGAGCTCGGCGGCGACACCCGGATCGCCCGCGTCGGCCGTGTAGTCGGACGGCGAGGTCTCGTCGGTCCCGGCGGGCGCCTTCATGGCGTTCAGGACCAGGGTGAGCACCACCACGACCACCGCGTTCAGCACGAACGCGGTGAGACCGATGTAGCCGATCTCGCCGATGCCGGGGATCTCCGCGGACGAGCCGCCGAAGTGCTCCTGCGTCGGCGAGGCGACCCCGTACGCGGCCACCGTCCCGTACACCATGCCGACCGCCCAGCCCGCGAGCAGCGCCCAGCGGTGGAACCAGCGGGTGAACAGGCCGCCGACCAGGGCCGGCATCGTCTGGAGGATCCAGATCCCGCCGAGCAGCTGGAAGTTGATCGCGACGGTCTTGTCCATCGTGAGGACGAAGGCGAGCGCCCCGACCTTGACGAGCAGCGAGACCAGCTTGGAGACCTTGGTCTCCTGCTCCGGGGTGGCGTCCGGCTTCAGGAAGTCCTTGTAGATGTTGCGGGTGAAGAGGTTGGCCGCGGCGATCGACATGATCGCGGCGGGCACCAGGGCCCCGATGCCGATGGCGGCGAACGCGACGCCGGCGAACCAGTCCGGGAACATGTTCTCGAACAGCTGCGGAATGGCCAGCTGCCCGTTGTCCACCTTGATCCCGGCGGCGATCGCCATGAAGCCGAGCAGCGCCAGCAGGCCCAGCATCAGCGAATACAGCGGCAGGATCGTGGTGTTGCGCCGGATCACGTCACGGCTGCGGCTGGAGAGCGTCGCCGTGATCGAGTGCGGGTACATGAAGAGCGCCAGCGCCGAGCCCAGGGCCAGGGTGGCGTATCCCCAGTGGCCCGCCTCGCCCGGTGCGAGCGCGCCGCGCGGCTTGCCGGTGTCCGGGTTGGTCTGCGAGAACGCCTCGCCCGCCTTGGCGAAGATGTCGTCGAAGCCGCCCAGCTTGATCGGGATGTAGATGATCGCCACCGCGATGACCAGGTAGATCAGCCCGTCCTTGACGAACGCGATCAGCGCGGGGGCCCGCAGCCCGGAGGAGTAGGTGTACGCGGCGAGCACCGCGAACGCGATCAGCAGCGGCAGGTCCTTGATGAACCAGTGGGTGTTCTCGCCGCCGCCGACGCCCATCACGTCCAGCACCGCCTGGATGCCGACGAGCTGGAGCGCGATGTACGGCATCGTGGCGAGGATGCCGGTGAGGGCGACCGCCAGCGACAGGCCCTTCGAGCCGAACCGTCCGCGCACGAAGTCCGAGGTGGTGACGTACCCGTGCCTGTGCGAGACCGACCACAGCCGGGGCAGGAAGGTGAAGATCAGCGGGTACACGAGGATCGTGTACGGCACGGCGAAGAAGCCGGCCGCGCCCGCCGCGTAGATCGCCGCGGGAACGGCGACGAAGGTGTACGCGGTGTACAGGTCGCCGCCGAGCAGGAACCAGGTGACCCAGGTGCCGAACGACCGTCCGCCCAGGCCCCATTCGTCGAGACTGGCCTCGTTCTCCGCCTTGCGCCAGCGCGCCGCCATGAACCCCATGACCGTGACGGCCACGAAGAAGAAGATGAAGACGCCGAGCGCGACGCCGTTCACACCGTCCTTCATGAGGAAGAACCCCCCTTGCGGGCGCGCTGGTCACGCTGCCACAGCTTGTACGCGACCATCGTGAGCGCGGTGGAGATCAGCACCCAGAGCATCTGGTACCAGTAGAAGAACGGGATGCCGATGAAGGCGGGGTCCACCTTCGCGTAGGAACTCACCCAGAGCATCGCCACGAACGGGGCGACGAGACAGAGGGCGATGACCACGCGCACGGGTGTGACGGTGGGTGGTTTCTCTTCGGGTTCTGCTGGCATGAGGCGGCTCCGTCCCCTCGCTGGTTACCTCGTGATGGGCAGGGAATCTAAGCGAGCTTCCGGGCAGCGTCACCCCCGTCCGCATTGCGGTCCGGCAACGGTGCGTCGAGCGGGCGGATACGTGCGACGAGCGGTCGTACGCACGGTTCCGGTCCGTACCAACGGGGTGGACGGCATGCGGAAAACCCCTGCGGAACGGTGGGTTCCGCAGGGGTTTTCCGTAGGGATTCCGAGGGGTGGCGGTGGCGGGCCGATGGCCGGAATTCGTCCTCGGCCCCGCCGTGCTCAGTCGGTGGGCCGCTTCAGGCGCGCCACGAACTTGTACCGGTCGCCCCGGTAGACCGAGCGCACCCACTCCACCGGCTCGCCCCGTCCGTCGAGCGAGTGCCGGGACAGCATCAGCATCGGCAGGCCCACGTCCGTGCCGAGCAGACCGGCCTCGCGCGGGGTGGCCAGCGAGGTCTCGATGGTCTCCTCGGCCTCCGCCAGCCGCACGTCGTACACCTCGGCCAGCGCGGTGTAGAGCGAGGTGTACTTCACCAGCGAACGGCGCAGCGCGGGAAAGCGCTTGGCCGAAAGGTGCGTGGTCTCGATCGCCATCGGCTCCCCGCTGGCGAGCCGCAGCCGCTCGATCCGCAGCACCCGGCCGCCGGTGGTGATGTCGAGCAGTCCGGCGAGCGTGTCGTCGGCCGTGACGTAGCCGATGTCCAGGAGCTGGGAGGTCGGTTCCAGCCCCTGGGCGCGCATGTCCTCGGTGTACGAGGTCAGTTGCAGGGCCTGCGAGACCTTCGGCTTGGCCACGAAGGTGCCCTTGCCCTGGATGCGCTCCAGCCGGCCCTCGACGACCAGCTCCTGGAGCGCCTGGCGCACGGTGGTGCGCGAGGTGTCGAACTCGGCGGCCAGGGTCCGCTCCGGAGGCACGGGGGTGCCCGGTGGCATGGTGTCCGTCATGTCGAGGAGATGTCGCTTCAGCCGGTAGTACTTCGGGACGCGCGCCGTCCGCGTGGCCGCGCCCGTCTCGTTCTCCGTGCTTCCCCCGTCGGCACCCATGGCCCGCCTTCCCGACTGCTGCGTTGCTGCCGTCACCGGCTCCTCCGTCTGTCGCGGCTCACATGGTGGCACGGTCCGGTCACGGGTCGTCGCCCTCCCTTAGGTGTCGGTCCGATAACGGACGCGAGTGCACTTCTTATACACCCTTGACACCCCTAAAGGTCTAGGCCAAGCTCCCGGTACTGGTCTAAACCATTAAAGACCAGGTCCAGCCCCAGCAGTACTCGTCGAATGTCTTCGCGGTGGTGGGCGGGGTTGCAGCATCCCTGAGGAGGGTTTGGCGTGAAGCGCAAGCTCATCGCGGCGATCGGCGTCGCGGGCATGTTGATGTCGGTCGCGGCATGCGGTTCGGACGACAAGGCGTCGTCCAAGGACCCGAAGGACCGCAAGGAGGACCTGACCGTCTGGCTGATGGGCGACGCCCAGTCCACCTGGCCGGAGCTGGTCAAGGACGTCAACGCCGAGTTCAACAAGAAGTACCCCAACGTCAAGGTCAACATTCAGTACCAGCAGTGGGGTGACAAGGTCAAGAAGCTTGACACCGCGCTCGGTGGTGACAAGTTCCCGGACGTCGTCGAACTCGGCAACACCGAAACCATGCAGTACATCCTCAATGGTGCGCTCGGCGAGATCGACCCCAAGAAGTACGAGAACTCCGACACCTGGATCAAGGGCCTCAAGGACACCTGTTCCTACGAGGGCAAGCTCTACTGCGTTCCGTACTACGCCAGCGCCCGCCTCGCCATCTACAACAAGGACATGCTGAAGGCCGGCACCGGCAGCGACGTCCTCCCGGAGAGCGAGGACGAGTTCCTCAAGGCGATGGACAAGGTCTCGGCGGAGCTCGGCAAGAAGGACAAGCGCGCCTCCTCCGTGTACTACCCGGGCCGGTACTGGTACGCCGCGATGTCCTACGTGGCGGCCTACGGCGGCCAGATCGCCACGTACGACGAGGGCAGCAAGGAGTGGAAGGGCTCCCTCTCCTCGCCCGAGGCGCAGAAGGGCATCACCCACTACGTCGATCTGGTCAAGAAGTACAACAAGGCCGACCAGACGAAGGACGAGCAGGACCACGCCAACGTCATGGCCAACGAGAAGGCCGCGGTCATCTACGGCCAGGGCTGGGAGGCCGGCAGCGTCACCGCGGGCGAGAACGGCAACCCGAAGCTGGAAGGCAAGATCGCCACCGCCGGTATGCCCGGCCCGAACGGCAAGGCGCTCCCGTCCTTCATCGGCGGCTCCGACCTGGCGACCATCTCCAAGTCCAAGGTCCAGGACCTCGGCGAGGAGTGGATCTCCCTCTTCACCAACGCGAAGTCCATGGACGTCCTCGCGTCGAAGAACATCCTCCCGAACAACGAGAAGCAGCTCGAGCCGCTGAAGGCCAAGCCGGAGACGGCCCCCATCGCCAACGCGGTGCCGGAAGCCTGGTTCACGCCGATCGCTCCGGGCTGGGCCTCGATCGAGAAGGAAGAGACGCTGGAGAAGCTTCTCCTGGACGTCCTGAAGGGCACCTCGGTCGCCGAGGCCACCAAGAAGGCCGACGCCGAGATCAACGGTCTGATCAACAAGAAGGCCTGAGCCTTCCGAACTGCCAGGTGGG encodes the following:
- a CDS encoding monocarboxylate uptake permease MctP is translated as MKDGVNGVALGVFIFFFVAVTVMGFMAARWRKAENEASLDEWGLGGRSFGTWVTWFLLGGDLYTAYTFVAVPAAIYAAGAAGFFAVPYTILVYPLIFTFLPRLWSVSHRHGYVTTSDFVRGRFGSKGLSLAVALTGILATMPYIALQLVGIQAVLDVMGVGGGENTHWFIKDLPLLIAFAVLAAYTYSSGLRAPALIAFVKDGLIYLVIAVAIIYIPIKLGGFDDIFAKAGEAFSQTNPDTGKPRGALAPGEAGHWGYATLALGSALALFMYPHSITATLSSRSRDVIRRNTTILPLYSLMLGLLALLGFMAIAAGIKVDNGQLAIPQLFENMFPDWFAGVAFAAIGIGALVPAAIMSIAAANLFTRNIYKDFLKPDATPEQETKVSKLVSLLVKVGALAFVLTMDKTVAINFQLLGGIWILQTMPALVGGLFTRWFHRWALLAGWAVGMVYGTVAAYGVASPTQEHFGGSSAEIPGIGEIGYIGLTAFVLNAVVVVVLTLVLNAMKAPAGTDETSPSDYTADAGDPGVAAELPPATAGAPGGH
- a CDS encoding GntR family transcriptional regulator — translated: MGADGGSTENETGAATRTARVPKYYRLKRHLLDMTDTMPPGTPVPPERTLAAEFDTSRTTVRQALQELVVEGRLERIQGKGTFVAKPKVSQALQLTSYTEDMRAQGLEPTSQLLDIGYVTADDTLAGLLDITTGGRVLRIERLRLASGEPMAIETTHLSAKRFPALRRSLVKYTSLYTALAEVYDVRLAEAEETIETSLATPREAGLLGTDVGLPMLMLSRHSLDGRGEPVEWVRSVYRGDRYKFVARLKRPTD
- a CDS encoding DUF3311 domain-containing protein; amino-acid sequence: MPAEPEEKPPTVTPVRVVIALCLVAPFVAMLWVSSYAKVDPAFIGIPFFYWYQMLWVLISTALTMVAYKLWQRDQRARKGGSSS
- a CDS encoding sugar ABC transporter substrate-binding protein, which codes for MKRKLIAAIGVAGMLMSVAACGSDDKASSKDPKDRKEDLTVWLMGDAQSTWPELVKDVNAEFNKKYPNVKVNIQYQQWGDKVKKLDTALGGDKFPDVVELGNTETMQYILNGALGEIDPKKYENSDTWIKGLKDTCSYEGKLYCVPYYASARLAIYNKDMLKAGTGSDVLPESEDEFLKAMDKVSAELGKKDKRASSVYYPGRYWYAAMSYVAAYGGQIATYDEGSKEWKGSLSSPEAQKGITHYVDLVKKYNKADQTKDEQDHANVMANEKAAVIYGQGWEAGSVTAGENGNPKLEGKIATAGMPGPNGKALPSFIGGSDLATISKSKVQDLGEEWISLFTNAKSMDVLASKNILPNNEKQLEPLKAKPETAPIANAVPEAWFTPIAPGWASIEKEETLEKLLLDVLKGTSVAEATKKADAEINGLINKKA